CGCCGTCGACTCCAACAGCAGGAAGAAGGGCTGGTACTGCGGCGGCGGCGTCCGGGACAGGTCCGGCGGCAACGCCGAGCCCGTCCATAGCTTCGACAGGGGCTGGAGCGTCACCAGCATCAGCCCCTCGTTGCCCATCACCGGCACCTCGGTGCCCAGCTTCATCACCTTCTTGTTCTCGTCGCGCTGGATGGCCACCCGCAACAGCTCGGGTTGATCCACCTTCAGTCCCGCGCGCTGCAACCTCTCCACGGCTTCACGATCCACGTCTCACCCCATCACCCTCGAATGTCCTCGGGGTCTCCTCACCCGCGCAGCACGGACCAGTAGGGCCTGAGTGCCTCGCGGCTGCTCCGCAGCGCCGCCGCCGCCTCCCGCGAGACCCCTCCCGGGAAGCTGTCCTTCGCCTCTCCCGCCATCACCTCCACGCAGCAGTGCACCGAGCGAGCGAGGCCCTCCAGCGAGTAGCCCCCCTCCAGAAACAGCACCAGCTTTCCTCCGCACGCGCTCTGCGCCAGCTCCAGCATGTCCGTGCACATGGCCGCGAAGCCGCGCTCGGTGAGCACCATGCCCCCGATGGGGTCCCTGTGGTGCGCGTCGAAGCCCGCGGACACCAGCACCACGTCCGGCTTGTAGGCCTGCGCCACCGGCAGGAAGAGGTCCTGGTAGATCGCCCCGTAATCCGCGTCCGTCGAGCCTCCCGGCAGCCCGCAGTTGAGGGTGTAGCCCTCGCCCGGGCCCTCGCCCACGTCGTGCGGCGCGCCCGTGTCCGGGTAGTAGGGGTACTGGTGCACCGACATGTAGAGCACGTCCCGCCGCTTCCAGAAGGCCGCCTGCGTGCCGTTTCCATGGTGCACGTCCCAGTCCAGGATGAGCACCCGCTCGGCACCCTGTCGGCGCGCGGCCTCCGCGGCGATGGCCACGTTGTTGAAGAGGCAGAAGCCCATGGCCTTGTCCGGCTCGGCGTGGTGTCCCGGGGGCCGCACCAGCGCGAAGGCGTTGCTCGCCCGCCCCGACATCACCTCCTCCACCGCCTGCACCGACGCCCCCGCCGCCAGCACCGCCGCGTCGTAGCTGTCCGGTGACGTCAACGTGTCCGGATCGACCACCTCGTGCCGCCCTCGCAGCCCCTTGAGGTACTCGCGCAGTCGCGGTGTGTGTACGGCCGCCAGCTCCTCCTCGGTGGCCGGGCGAGGGACCCGGCGCTCGATTCCCCAGACGGGCTTGCGCTCCAACAGATCCAGGATGTGCGCCAGCCGCGCCGGCCGCTCGGGATGGTCCTCGCCCGGGTCGTGTTTGAGGAAGAGCGGGTCGGTCAACAGCAGCGTCTGGGTCATGGCGCGGGCTCCCACCCATCCAGTATGGCGTGAGCGGAGCCCGGATGCCCGCCCTCTCTCTCTCCGGCCAGGGAAGGGGCGAGGCCCACCGCCAGACGGACCGCCGGTTTCTTGCTCTCGCGGGGTCAACCTTCCTACAGTCCCGTGGCCTTGGTCCGACGCCTCAAGAAACCCGGTCTCCGGGTCACCCTCTTCGTCACCTTCACGCTGGCCCTGGCCTTCATTCTGGGGGCCCTCCACCTGTCCATCTCCTGGATGGTCTCGGACTATCTCGAGACGAGACTCCTGGATCATGGCCGAGCCAAGGCCCGGGAGCTCGCGCGGGGCCCCATCCAACAGGGGGCCGACCCGCATGACACGCGGGCCATGCGCGCCATTGGCTATCTGCCGGAAGCCGATGACGACTTCACGTACGCCGCCATCATCTCTGGCACCGGGGACATCCTCCTCGACGGAGGCGAGCGGCCCGCGCAGCTCGAGTCCGTGCTGGTCAAGGTCGTCCAGCCGGGGTCACCTCCGATCGTCGAGCTGTCCAATGGGGACGTGCTCGTGTCCGAGGTGGTGCCCTCCGAGGGCGAGGCGATGCCGCGTCGGATCGTCGTGGCGGTGGACTTCTCGCCCCTGCGGGACATCCTGGGCCAGCTCACCTTCCTGTTGATTGGAGCCTTCATCATCGGCCTGGGGCTGGTGGTGGGGCTCATCTACGTCGTCACCCACAGGCTCATCCTCAAGCCGCTGGAGCGGATGATGGCGGTGGCGCGCAAGATGGCCGAGGGAGACCTGTCCGGCCGCGTGGTGGCGATGGACAACAGCACCGGGGGCGAGCTGGGCCAGCTGGCCGAGGCGCTCGACGGCATCGGCCAGTCGCTGCGCAAGACGCTCGGTCAGGTGCGCGGCGTGTCCGAGGTCGTCTCCAACGTCATCGAGCAGCTCTCGCGCGCGGGCACCACCGTGTCCTCGGGTGCCTCCACCATCCAGGGGCGCGTGGAGGAGACGTCCTCCTCCATGGAGCAGATGCTGGCCAGCTTGCGCGGCATCGCGGAGAACGTGGAGGTGCTCTACCAGAGCGCCGAGGAGAGCAGCTCCTCCATCATGGAGATGGCGGCCACCAACGACGAGGTGGCGGAGAACGTCCAGGCCATGGCCGCCAGCGTGGAGGAGACCACCAGCGCCATCGAGGAGATGACCTTCTCCATCAAGGAGGTCGCCAAGAACATCGACGAGCTGCGCGACTCCACCGAGGAGACGTCCACGTCCATCAGCCAGATGGACAGCTCCATCGGCCAGGTGGAGGCCAACGCCAACGAGACGGCGCGCCTGTCCGAGCAGGTGTCCGAGGACGCCCAGACGGGCGTGGAGGCCCTGCGCAAGACGATGCACGGCCTGGACCGCATCAAGGAGTCCACCCGTGGCGCCTCGGGCGTCATCGACAGCCTGGGCCGGCGCATCTCGGAGATCGGCAACATCCTCAACGTCATCGACGACGTGGCCGAGCAGACCAACCTGCTGGCGCTCAACGCCGCCATCATCGCCGCGCAGTCGGGCGAGCACGGCAAGGGCTTCGCGGTGGTGGCCGATGAAATCAAGGACCTGGCCGAGCGCACGGGTGCGTCCACCAAGGAGATCGCCGACCTCATCAGCCGGGTGCAGGACGAGAGCCGCAACGCGGTGCAGGTGATGAACCAGGGCGTGCGCAACGTGGAGGAGGGCGTGAACCTGGGCCGCGAGGCGGAGAGCACCCTGCGGAAGATCAACGACAGCGCGCAGAAGTCCACGCAGATGGTGAAGGCCATCGCCCGGGCGACGGTGGAGCAGTCCAAGGGCAGCAAGCAGGTGACGCAGGCCATCCACCGCATCTCCGAGACGGTGTTGATGATCTCCAAGGCCTCCAACGAGCAGGCCAAGGGCGGCGAGCAGATCATGAACAGCGCCGAGCGGATGAAGGCCATCACCGCCCACGTGCAGCGCAGCAGCCAGGAGCAGGCGCACGGCAGCAAGCAGATCACCCGCTCCATCGAGAACATCAACGAGATGGTCACCCACCTGAACCGGGCCCAGAAGGAGCAGACCAAGGGCAGCGAGCAGGTGCTCAAGGCGGTGGAGGCCATCAAGGGCGTGTCGGACCACCAGACGCGCTCGGTGAAGGCGCTGGAGGAGGCCATCGACAGCCTGCAGAGGCAGTCCGAAGTGCTCCGCGCCGAGATCCGGCGCTTCAAGGTGTGAGGGGAGGGGCTCCGTGAGCTCCCGTGCCGTCTCCGAGCGTGCCGTCGTCTTCCTGATCGGCGCGGTGCAGTTCGTCAACATCCTCGACTTCGTGATGGTGATGCCGCTGGGGCCCGATTTCTCGGCGGGACTGGGCATCGCCACCAGCCACATCGGCACCATCGGCGCGGCGTACACGGCGGCGGCGTGTGTGGCGGGAGTGGTGGGCAGCTACTTCCTGGACCGGTTCGACCGGCGCAAGGCGCTGGCGGTGGCCATGCTGGGACTGGTGGTGGGCACGGCGGCGGGGGGCTTCGCCACGGGGCTGACGTCGCTGCTGGTGGCGCGGGCGATGGCGGGTCTGTTCGGCGGTCCGGCCACGTCGCTGGCGCTGTCCATCATCGCGGATCTCATCCCGGCGGAGCGGCGCGGGCGGGCCATGGGCGCGGTGATGGGGGCCTTCTCGGTGGCGTCCGTGCTGGGCGTCCCCATGGCGATCAAGGTGGCGGGCTGGGTGGACTGGCGCATGCCCTTCTTCGGGGTGGCGGGCCTGGGTTTGTTGCTGGCGGCCGCGGCCATCTTCTTCCTGCCGCCGATGCGCGGGCACCTGGAGCGCGAGCAGGTCCACAAGGTGAGCGTGCGCGAGCTGTTCACCCGCTCGGACGTGCTCCTCTCCTACACGATGGCGACGCTGATCAACGTCGCGGGCTTCCTGGTCATCCCCCATCTGTCGACCTACGTGCAGAACAACCTGGGCCAGCCACGTGACCAGGTCGAGGCCATCTACTTCGTCGGCGGGCTGGTGAGCTTCGTGACGCTGCGGATCGCGGGCAAGGCGGTGGATCGGCTGGGCTCGTTCCGCGTGGGGACGGTGGGGGTGATGCTGTTCATGTGCACCATCTACGCCGTCTTCCTCTTCCCGACGTCCGGCCCGCCCCTGATGCTCCTCTTCGCGTGCTTCTTCCTGTCCAACGGGGTGCGCAACGTGGCGTACAGCACGCTCACCTCGCGCGTGCCCGAGCAGTCCATCCGCGCGCGCTTCATGTCCTTCCAGTCGGCCGTGCAGCACCTGGGGGCCGCGGCCGGTGCTTTCCTGTCCTCTCAGATGCTGTTCGATCTGCCGGGCGGACAGCTGGGCGGGTTGAACCGGGTGGTGGAGGGGTCCATCCTCCTGTCTCTTACACTTCCGGTGATGTTCTTCCTGGTGGAGCGCCGGGTGAGGGCGCGCGACCAGGCGTCCGGCACCCCGCTGGCCACGGGAGCGCCCGTGGCCGTCGGGACCGGGGGCACTCCCCCCCGCTCCTGAAGCGGGGACCGGCCGGGCGTGGGGCTATTTGCCCCGGTCCGCGAGAGGGGGCAGGCGGACAGGGGCGGACCAATCGGGTTGCGCCCCGCCGCTCATGGCGCGATAACCCCGGAGCGGCTTTTCTGGAGCTCCCCGCTCATGTTCAACATCGGCGCAGGCGAACTTGTCTTCATCCTGGTGGCGGCGCTGCTCGTGCTCGGGCCGCAGCGGCTGCCGGAGTTCGCGCGGGCCATCGGCAAGTTCGTGCGCGAGTTCCGCCGGCAGACCGATGAGGTCCGCACCGTGGTGGAGCGTGAGTTCTACAAGATGGACCAGGAGTTCCAGGAGGAGCCTCGCCCCCAGGTGCCCCTGGCCACTCCGGCGGCGCTGCCCTCCCCGGTGCCCGTGACGCCGCAGGTGACACCGGCCGTCAC
This is a stretch of genomic DNA from Archangium violaceum. It encodes these proteins:
- a CDS encoding histone deacetylase family protein; amino-acid sequence: MTQTLLLTDPLFLKHDPGEDHPERPARLAHILDLLERKPVWGIERRVPRPATEEELAAVHTPRLREYLKGLRGRHEVVDPDTLTSPDSYDAAVLAAGASVQAVEEVMSGRASNAFALVRPPGHHAEPDKAMGFCLFNNVAIAAEAARRQGAERVLILDWDVHHGNGTQAAFWKRRDVLYMSVHQYPYYPDTGAPHDVGEGPGEGYTLNCGLPGGSTDADYGAIYQDLFLPVAQAYKPDVVLVSAGFDAHHRDPIGGMVLTERGFAAMCTDMLELAQSACGGKLVLFLEGGYSLEGLARSVHCCVEVMAGEAKDSFPGGVSREAAAALRSSREALRPYWSVLRG
- a CDS encoding methyl-accepting chemotaxis protein produces the protein MVSDYLETRLLDHGRAKARELARGPIQQGADPHDTRAMRAIGYLPEADDDFTYAAIISGTGDILLDGGERPAQLESVLVKVVQPGSPPIVELSNGDVLVSEVVPSEGEAMPRRIVVAVDFSPLRDILGQLTFLLIGAFIIGLGLVVGLIYVVTHRLILKPLERMMAVARKMAEGDLSGRVVAMDNSTGGELGQLAEALDGIGQSLRKTLGQVRGVSEVVSNVIEQLSRAGTTVSSGASTIQGRVEETSSSMEQMLASLRGIAENVEVLYQSAEESSSSIMEMAATNDEVAENVQAMAASVEETTSAIEEMTFSIKEVAKNIDELRDSTEETSTSISQMDSSIGQVEANANETARLSEQVSEDAQTGVEALRKTMHGLDRIKESTRGASGVIDSLGRRISEIGNILNVIDDVAEQTNLLALNAAIIAAQSGEHGKGFAVVADEIKDLAERTGASTKEIADLISRVQDESRNAVQVMNQGVRNVEEGVNLGREAESTLRKINDSAQKSTQMVKAIARATVEQSKGSKQVTQAIHRISETVLMISKASNEQAKGGEQIMNSAERMKAITAHVQRSSQEQAHGSKQITRSIENINEMVTHLNRAQKEQTKGSEQVLKAVEAIKGVSDHQTRSVKALEEAIDSLQRQSEVLRAEIRRFKV
- a CDS encoding MFS transporter; this encodes MSSRAVSERAVVFLIGAVQFVNILDFVMVMPLGPDFSAGLGIATSHIGTIGAAYTAAACVAGVVGSYFLDRFDRRKALAVAMLGLVVGTAAGGFATGLTSLLVARAMAGLFGGPATSLALSIIADLIPAERRGRAMGAVMGAFSVASVLGVPMAIKVAGWVDWRMPFFGVAGLGLLLAAAAIFFLPPMRGHLEREQVHKVSVRELFTRSDVLLSYTMATLINVAGFLVIPHLSTYVQNNLGQPRDQVEAIYFVGGLVSFVTLRIAGKAVDRLGSFRVGTVGVMLFMCTIYAVFLFPTSGPPLMLLFACFFLSNGVRNVAYSTLTSRVPEQSIRARFMSFQSAVQHLGAAAGAFLSSQMLFDLPGGQLGGLNRVVEGSILLSLTLPVMFFLVERRVRARDQASGTPLATGAPVAVGTGGTPPRS
- a CDS encoding Sec-independent protein translocase subunit TatA/TatB, which codes for MFNIGAGELVFILVAALLVLGPQRLPEFARAIGKFVREFRRQTDEVRTVVEREFYKMDQEFQEEPRPQVPLATPAALPSPVPVTPQVTPAVTPEALATVATPVGEAPVSAVEPSPASEPSAAGAEQPDALPRLEPIPGTVARNASKSG